The Besnoitia besnoiti strain Bb-Ger1 chromosome Unknown contig00018, whole genome shotgun sequence genome includes the window CGCGTCGTCCACGCGATGTGGCTCTCTGCGTCCAGCGCGCAGTGGCCCAGGTCGGCGACTTTGATGCAGAGAGACATGACGAGTGCGCGGTCCTCCTCGATGTCGCAGAAGTTGAAGTCTGGGTTCTCGCGTCGGGCCGCAATTCGCGAGAGAAACTCAAAGTGGTGCGCCATGTCGGTGGCCAGGATCAGCTCGATGATCTTCTTGCGGATCTCGCGGTACTGACTCACTGTCTTCCCCCTGAAGATGTTGCAGCTGCGTTGCGAGAGTGTGTAAAAGGTCAGACACGAGTGGTAGTTCTCCAAAATCGACCGGTCGTTGTACACAACCGACAACGTCGAGGCCGACTGCGTCAAAAAACTGTTGCTGCGCCCCGGATGACCCGCGTCGTGTCCGATGGCAGCGATTGTCAGCGCCAGTCGAtgagacgcgagcgacgggtcgtccgcgcccgcagagcccgccgcgcccgcggggtccgcggagcccgccggcgagaagTCGACGGCGTGGTCGCGCCGAAAGAAATCCAGCAGATGGCAGAGCGACATCGACAAGTGCCCTacgagcgccgcgtgcaCCTGGTTGTGGTACGGGTTGTCTCTGTAgagcttctgcagcgaaAACAGAAACTCCAACGCGACGTCACGCGAGCACGACACGAACCCCGACGAAAGGAACGGCTCCAGCAGCTGGTACCCCACGTGCAGAAGGGCCTGCAAGCAAGACACGCACAAAAACCGCGAATAatgccgctgcctgcggagtGACACCTCCCCCCCTTTACGCCCTCGCAGACCATGCCACCGCGCGCGGGACGACCTAGTCGCAGCATCTGAAAAAGGCAGCAAGCCAAGCGGGCCTCTCCGCAAGTCACTCCTCGTTCCTGCTTCCCGGTTCGCCTGCGGACTTGCGTCGCGCTCCCCAAAAATCTTCAGAACTCGTGTGGGGACTGCGGTAGATGAACCTCGGCGAAATGGGTGCACGCTTCCCTGcactcccccccgcccccctccccgccccggCCCCCGCCGCGTACATTGCCGTCGCACTCCTCATCGATTTTGAGCACGTCCAGCGGCCAGAAGCTCCCGACGTGGCAGAGCAGCTCGACATTCGCCACGAGAGGTGGCACGAACGGGgtctttttctccttttttgtctctcgcttctcgccggcttcaccctcgtctgcgcctggAGTCGACGGGAAGCCCGAaaacggcgcagaggccttACGGACGCCGCTGGAGACGCGCGAAACGAACGCCGACGTGAAGGCCCCGTCGACCCCCAGTGCGCTCTTTCGAGAGATGAGGTacgctgccggcgacgtcAGCGGGCCTCCCTCAATCGACTCGCAGGCGAACAGCGGACACGGCGCAGAGCAAGGCAATCTGTAAAAccagaaaacgaagaaaaatCGCCGGAATACGCAACAAGCTGTAGCAGCTGATAGCGCCACTTGACGGAGAGTGCGGCACGCCTACAGGTCTACAAACAGGCACGTGCGTGTCTCTACCCACACACCTAGCGCACCGAGTCAAGCACGCACCAACATccgtgcatgcatatacgtCTTCTTGTGTTTATACAGAGTAACGCTTAGCTATAGGATGGATTTATATCGAAAAAAATACCgaaaaaaagacgaggtgtgtTCGGTATAGTCTCAATGACGATTGGTGGATTCTCAAAACCATTGTAGCACAACAGAGCTTCGTTCAGTAACTTTGAACAcgccgctcgtcacgtaacaaacATTGTCAATACAACTGATCAAAAGTGGGCGCGAATATACACCTATATACTATACTGTAACGCTTGCGCGTTTTGAAGGCGGGCTCTCGCCTGCCCTCACCTCGGAGAAAGGCTGTCGCCGAGCAAGACCTGGCTGTCGCTGGCGGCTGAGCCTTCGAAGGAGTCCTGCGCGGGCAGCTGGAGCATGTCAAGAACGTCGCTGGGTAAGAAATCCACTTTCACTGCGTAGAGGTTTTCTGAGCTTGTCGCGATGCTCAGACActgcacgcgcagcgcgtccaACTCGCACATATCTtcctgagaaaaaacgcacGCAACGACAGGCCAGTGCGCGCGTGGCGTGCCGGATATGGACCCGAAATCACGGCACATGCACCAACAGAGAGAGGGGCTGAACaaacgcagcggagacaccaAAAGGGCGAAGGGTCTCCCACGAAAATTCGTTACGCTCCATCGCTTCGACATGTCCTTTCCTCCCAGCGTTCCGCTTTTTCAGCGTCCATGGGCATCGGCTGGCTTTTGTGGCTGCGTCTGGCGTTCTAttcgtctcgctctgcgtGCCATGCACCTaccgcggcctccggcgggAGCTCCTCGCTGAGTTTGTGCACATAGGCACCCATCTGTTTCAGCGTCTGGATGAGTCGGAAGACGGCGACTTTGCCTTGAGTTTTGTCCGTGTCCACGCGCCGCTGAagctccgcgacgcgcgccttgGCAACCTCAAAGTGCAGGAACGTCCGACGGCGCTCGGTCTCGAGTGCGCGGCTCGCAAAGTGGAAGCTGGCCAGCACGAAGCAGCCGATGACGGTCTGCGCccagagggagacgaggcggaagggccgcagcggcaggccgACGGTGAGGatgagcgagagcgagacgaggattgaagccgcgcagaggtGGAGCCACTGGGAGATGCGGATCCGCACGCAGAAAATGAAATCCAGAACAATCAGGAAAAACAACTGCATAATCAAAATCTCGGGAATCAAACTCGAGTCCGTCCTGGTCCAAATGTAGTCCTCCGcaagcgacgacggcgagaacggagacgccgagaacggagacgccgagaaCGAGCCGGGCTCCGAGGCattcgaggccgcgggcgaagacgcagcgtAGGACGGCGGGGGAaccgcagaaggcgacgctgaTGCATTCAGCGGAGACACAaagggcggcgctgcagacgaggtGAAGGAGATACGCAGAACCTGGAAGCATTCGCCGAAAGCCAGTGCGATAAAATTGATTGCGGtcacgacgcagaggacctTTTCGACGTGCCGAAACAGCCCCCCGAAAATAGAAAAAATCGCAAAAAACAACACGCACACGAGCGAGAGAACCCAGCAAACGAGGCTGATCACCACCAAAGTGTGGACAGCGGAatccggcgaaggcgcctcgGGGCCTTCCCCCCTCTGCAAAGAAGAAGCCtggagcgaaggcgcagcagatgcagtGGTGGAAGCGAGCTGCGAccctgcggagggcgacgacgccggtGGCGAGTAGAAATACACCCAGAGAGCCGCGCTGGGCGACATGATCTCTTGGAATGCGTGAAGCACATACGGCAGCGTGTAGAGCAGCGAAATCACCAGCACAGCAATGGCCACGGGAACTGAGCGAAACCGCGAAAAATGGAGAACTTCTTCCACATAGTGCTTCTCATCCTCTTCAGAAAACGTCTGTGCAGCGCTGAGCCGAAGCCGCTGAAAGATTCTTGACACGCGAAATCGCCGTCTTCTGGCCTCCTCTGGTTGCAAGTTGGAAGTGCTCTTCTGGTGCGCCTTGGACCCTAGGCGTGAGTAAATCTCACCCTCCGTGCTTCGCGTGcccttctcttcgtcctcatcTTCGGTTTCTGTCCGCCCCCACAGCTTCGACGACCCACtcgccgcgtccttctctcctctctggtTTCTGCGCTTCTCCATGTCGGGCTCGCCcggccttcctcttcgctcgctcTCCCGCCTGTCCTCGCTTCTGGACTTGTCGCTGTCCCTCGACAGCGCCTGCCCCCCGGGGCccagcggcgaaggcgccactACGCTGAGGTCTCTTCGGCTGCCGCCTTTCGACATCGGCCGGCCATGCACAGGCAGCAGGACGAATCGTTTgtgcccgcgaggcgcaaCTCCCGTCGCCGCAGTCCGGTACATTTTGCCGCGGTTCTCGGCCGCCTGTCTGACGCCCACTTGgtctccgcggaggccgcagtctgagagctgcggcgaacgcggcaGGACATCGCCGGCTGCAATACAGGGCCCTGAGGGAGCTCTTTCGTAGAGGCACGGGGGCTCTTGTGACGAGCaacgccgcgccgagggacttctcagcgagggagaggaccCGGAGTCCGCCAGAGGCGACCGAAAGacggacgaagacgagaaggaaaacAGTGAAGAGAACAAACGCGTCTTGGACATAGGCCGCCCCCCCACCGTCTCATCCGACGcggtctgcgccgcagacaaCCACGTGGGGCCCTGGCTgaccgacgacgacgacgcgcaaaaggcaggcgagaagagaaaccCTGAAGGGaagcggcgctcggcggcggcccctCGGCTCGCCCCTCCGCGGCAAGGTCCTGtctgcctgctgcggcgacccTCCGAGCTCACAGACACGGCGCTTTCAGCGTCCTGGAGCGAACCGAAGGCCACAGAAGGCATGTCGTCTGGATCTTTTGCTGGAAGAGAATCGCACAAGCTCATCATTTCCTGCGGAGTCGAGAGGTAGGAGACCTCCGCCCCGCTCCTGGGCGGGCTGTCCCGCTGTGCGCAAACGACGTCCTCGGTCTCTTGCCAGCGACGCCCTTGTGTATCCTCAGACCTGGAATCATGCCCTCTGGCTGCCTGCcgacgcgaggaagcggcatGTATGCTTCTgcaggacgaggcgcgcggggacGCCGATGCCCggtggcgtctgcctccgagCTCGTCCTCTCCCTTGTGTCTGTACCGTCTGAAGCGCGTTAGACAACGTGACtcagcagaggcgcagcgtggATTCCGCTCGCTTTCATGTTTGCTTTTTCTGAATCTTTGGCCATCGCGAAACGCATCGCACaaccgcagacgccgaacCCCCCGAGGCGACCTGCGCACGCTGCGCACATCAACttcccgctgcgcgccgtcgacCTCAAGCGATTCCAACGAGGAGCCTCCCATCTTTCCAGAGTCCTCTTCCTTCCACCGGGCTGCTTGACCGACTCAACACGCACCGGCCACAGAAAGGCAGAATGCAGAGGACGCCCAAGCGGGGGCGAAAGGGACGCGTAGAGACAACGAAAGCAGCACGTACAGTACAGCAAGGAGGGGAAAACATGAAATGCGCCAGaacacacagacacagacaCGAAGATTGCGAGAAAGAccaggagagagaaggctaTTGTAAAACACGAGTAGAGAAGAGCGCAAAGGACaagtgccgcagcagcgtcgGGGGTCCCGCAAAGAAATGAAAACCTCTGCGGAACGAAGTGAGCACACGGTACAACGAACGAGGCAGTGCACAGAACAGGTTCTCCAAGCGCGGAGTAGGTGACACAGATCCAGAAGAAACGGAGGTGATGAACGGAACAGGACGAGCGCTGGGAAGGTCACCTCCGATGATGACCCAGAGACGGCGAACTGCAGATAACGCTAGGTATCTATATACAAAACATACGTGACCACGGCCGCAGCcacagagaaaacgcagcctttccctctctccggACGTGTCTGGCGTCCGCGAAAGCGTCTCCTAAAGTCGACTGCGCCGCCATGCGTAGTGTGGCGGGTATCAGTCCGGCTTTGACTcacgcctcgtcgcgctgtCGTCTCACTAGAGGAGAGGCGAATTTGCTGCTTCTCACCTCCGTCCGCGGCATACCGCCCGGAAAGGCGCCGGGGAAAACGGGAGAGATAGTCCGAATCAGAGGAAGAAAGCCACAAGGCAAAAGCAGAGCACACCGGAGAGTCCCGCGATTTAGAGACTCTGAAAAAAAATCCAGCTCCGGAGTCTGACAGTGCGCTTTCCTGCGGAAGCTGGCGCTATTTGAGACCACTggccctctccctctctatAGCGTCCCCCCGACAGATCCACAGAGTTCTGGCGTTCGTGTGGCGGTTTAACGCTCCCAAACTCACCAGCAgactctctcttcgctcggcgtctgcggatcCCCCGGCTGAAATCAAAGGGCCAAAGAGAAACCGACCAATCGCGCTACGTTTGCCGAAGTTGTGGCCTTTTGTTGCTGGATCCTCTCCCGGTCTCGCGCACGCTCAGCTAGACAGCTGAGGGGAACTCGGAGAACCAGGACAGGAGCTGATAGCGGCGCGCATCCTGCTATCCCCGTGATTCGACCGAGGAAAAACGAAGCAACGCGAATATTTCGGGGATAAGTGCTCCTGTCGACCGTAAACCGGACCACGCGCTGAGGCCCGCTTTCTTCCCTGCGAAAAAACCCGAGAAAATCGGACGTCCGGAAAAATCGGCCCCGTGGAGTCACCGGAAGGACATGTAGACAGTGGAGTATGGCACACGGAGGACGCAAGAGAGGAAtcgcgacgcgcgctggTAGTATGGGTGTGTGTAGAGACGATCAACGACGTAGAGAGGTTTGCCGCGGGTCTGACACTGTACCGACATGCGCGGAGACGCATGATGAGCGACCAGATATTAACGGAACGAGTTGTTTAGTTAGCCTGTATCCGAGTCATCAGACTCTCGAAGCCAGCTTCACGAGTAgagacgaagcagccgcTTGGCGTACGTTAGTCCTTTCCTGTATGCTTCGCCCCCGTTACTCTGCCGTACCGAAGCACTATCTCTGTCAGCgcatctgcgccgcgccgtaGCATACTCGTACACGTTCGCACGCTGCTGTTCCTGTATGCATATGTGCCAGGCACGCCGTGAGCTTTTTTAGGCCCATACAAAGTCCAATCTGGTTTCGGCAGCACGCGTCGAAAGGATCCTTATCTCTATTAGCAGAGCGCCCCTCTCTCGTCTATCTGCCACGCAGGCTACACTTTCTCGTTATTTCAGCGCTGGTGCCGCAGATATGGGTCCCGCAAAACGCAGTGTGCTACGAAATCAGAATGAAGCACAGAATTACCGCAGTTGCGACGGGGCGAAGAAAGTTGACGCTATATGCCGAAGGCGGAGTCGCTTGCAAGAGAGCCAGGAGG containing:
- a CDS encoding uncharacterized protein (encoded by transcript BESB_032590) translates to MMSLCDSLPAKDPDDMPSVAFGSLQDAESAVSVSSEGRRSRQTGPCRGGASRGAAAERRFPSGFLFSPAFCASSSSVSQGPTWLSAAQTASDETVGGRPMSKTRLFSSLFSFSSSSVFRSPLADSGSSPSLRSPSARRCSSQEPPCLYERAPSGPCIAAGDVLPRSPQLSDCGLRGDQVGVRQAAENRGKMYRTAATGVAPRGHKRFVLLPVHGRPMSKGGSRRDLSVVAPSPLGPGGQALSRDSDKSRSEDRRESERRGRPGEPDMEKRRNQRGEKDAASGSSKLWGRTETEDEDEEKGTRSTEGEIYSRLGSKAHQKSTSNLQPEEARRRRFRVSRIFQRLRLSAAQTFSEEDEKHYVEEVLHFSRFRSVPVAIAVLVISLLYTLPYVLHAFQEIMSPSAALWVYFYSPPASSPSAGSQLASTTASAAPSLQASSLQRGEGPEAPSPDSAVHTLVVISLVCWVLSLVCVLFFAIFSIFGGLFRHVEKVLCVVTAINFIALAFGECFQVLRISFTSSAAPPFVSPLNASASPSAVPPPSYAASSPAASNASEPGSFSASPFSASPFSPSSLAEDYIWTRTDSSLIPEILIMQLFFLIVLDFIFCVRIRISQWLHLCAASILVSLSLILTVGLPLRPFRLVSLWAQTVIGCFVLASFHFASRALETERRRTFLHFEVAKARVAELQRRVDTDKTQGKVAVFRLIQTLKQMGAYVHKLSEELPPEAAEDMCELDALRVQCLSIATSSENLYAVKVDFLPSDVLDMLQLPAQDSFEGSAASDSQVLLGDSLSPRLPCSAPCPLFACESIEGGPLTSPAAYLISRKSALGVDGAFTSAFVSRVSSGVRKASAPFSGFPSTPGADEGEAGEKRETKKEKKTPFVPPLVANVELLCHVGSFWPLDVLKIDEECDGNALLHVGYQLLEPFLSSGFVSCSRDVALEFLFSLQKLYRDNPYHNQVHAALVGHLSMSLCHLLDFFRRDHAVDFSPAGSADPAGAAGSAGADDPSLASHRLALTIAAIGHDAGHPGRSNSFLTQSASTLSVVYNDRSILENYHSCLTFYTLSQRSCNIFRGKTVSQYREIRKKIIELILATDMAHHFEFLSRIAARRENPDFNFCDIEEDRALVMSLCIKVADLGHCALDAESHIAWTTRLKQEFFAQGDEEKRLGLAVSPLCDRSQQGQLARSQANFIEFLFLPLAQHVSAIAPDERFERTALARARQNIVWWKRQQAELDEKGES